Proteins encoded in a region of the Rhizobium sp. CC-YZS058 genome:
- a CDS encoding amino acid ABC transporter permease, which yields MIGRLILSYPVAAKRLGGLLVLLLVAAALYAMGISATWMGKLVPSLADWLKENKQLGRALSAISIALVLAINWRLLQLLPRRMQIVAIWVELFALLMLFFYSFDLSFAFIARKIGFMISQGVVTTLYISAISIAIATLIALAGAIAKLSKNGAVYGLATFYTSLFRGLPLLMQIYIIYLGLPQVGYVISAVPAGILALSLCYGAYMTEIFRAGIESIPRGQTEGATALGLSPNQTMFLVILPQAMRVIVPPTGNQFIAMLKDSSLVSVVGVWEIMYLARTQGQTEFRHIEMLITASMIYWILSIGLEMLQSRIEAHFGRFNAR from the coding sequence ATGATCGGACGCTTGATCCTCTCTTATCCCGTCGCCGCAAAGCGGCTCGGCGGCCTTCTGGTCCTGCTGCTGGTGGCGGCCGCGCTCTATGCCATGGGCATCAGCGCCACCTGGATGGGCAAGCTCGTCCCATCGCTGGCCGACTGGCTGAAGGAAAACAAGCAGCTTGGCCGGGCGCTGTCGGCGATAAGCATCGCGCTCGTGCTGGCGATCAACTGGCGGCTGCTGCAGCTCCTGCCACGGCGGATGCAGATCGTCGCCATCTGGGTCGAGCTCTTTGCGCTCCTGATGCTGTTCTTCTATTCCTTCGATCTCTCCTTCGCCTTCATCGCCCGCAAGATCGGCTTCATGATCTCGCAGGGCGTGGTCACGACGCTCTATATCTCGGCGATCTCGATTGCGATCGCCACGCTGATCGCGCTGGCTGGCGCTATCGCGAAGCTGTCGAAGAACGGCGCCGTCTACGGTCTCGCCACCTTCTACACCTCGCTGTTTCGCGGCCTGCCGCTGCTGATGCAGATCTACATCATCTATCTCGGCCTGCCGCAGGTGGGCTATGTGATCAGCGCCGTGCCGGCCGGCATTCTCGCGCTGTCGCTGTGCTACGGCGCCTACATGACTGAGATTTTCCGCGCCGGGATCGAGAGCATTCCGCGCGGCCAGACGGAAGGCGCCACCGCGCTCGGCCTCAGCCCGAACCAGACGATGTTCCTCGTGATCCTGCCGCAGGCGATGCGGGTCATCGTGCCGCCGACCGGCAACCAGTTCATCGCCATGCTGAAGGATTCCTCGCTCGTCTCCGTCGTCGGCGTGTGGGAGATCATGTATCTCGCCCGCACCCAGGGCCAGACAGAGTTCCGCCATATCGAGATGCTGATCACCGCCTCGATGATCTACTGGATCCTCTCGATCGGGCTCGAAATGCTGCAGTCGCGCATCGAAGCCCATTTCGGCCGCTTCAATGCCCGCTGA
- a CDS encoding alpha-hydroxy acid oxidase, whose product MHLINVEDYRRLARRRLPKIFFDYIDGGSFDEQTMQANRTDFAGYELKQTVLVEPKPQDLSTDFLGVRQALPFMLGPVGFLGLYSGHGEAKAARAAHAAGIPLCLSTFSIASLADLRAETAGPLHFQLYVLDDRELTEEFLAAARAAAVDTLFVTVDTAITGIRERDVRNGFRSLTRLTPALLARFLLSPHWLLDMARSGHPSVRAIEHRPDFGRGALEQAANLSRRIDKTLSWTDIAWLRARWQGKLIVKGVLSREDAVRARDLGCDGVVISNHGGRQLDGATSTIRALPGIRAAVGPGFCLLLDGGIRRGTDIVKAIGLGADGVMLGRAYAYGLAGAGERGVADIIAILTREISISLALMGVASIDALKADGPSLVLPRR is encoded by the coding sequence ATGCATCTGATCAATGTCGAGGATTACCGCCGCCTCGCCCGCCGCCGCCTGCCGAAGATCTTCTTCGACTATATCGATGGCGGCTCCTTCGACGAGCAGACCATGCAGGCGAACCGCACGGATTTCGCCGGTTACGAGCTGAAGCAGACCGTGCTGGTCGAGCCGAAACCGCAGGACCTGTCGACCGACTTTCTCGGCGTGCGGCAGGCCCTGCCCTTCATGCTCGGCCCGGTCGGCTTCCTGGGGCTCTATTCCGGGCACGGCGAGGCGAAGGCGGCACGGGCCGCCCATGCGGCCGGGATTCCGCTCTGCCTGTCGACCTTCTCGATCGCCTCGCTCGCCGATCTGCGGGCCGAGACCGCCGGTCCGCTGCACTTCCAGCTCTACGTGCTCGATGACCGGGAGTTGACCGAAGAGTTCCTGGCGGCCGCGCGGGCTGCCGCGGTCGACACGCTGTTCGTGACGGTCGATACGGCCATTACCGGCATTCGCGAGCGCGATGTGCGCAACGGGTTTCGCTCCCTGACCCGGCTGACGCCCGCCCTCCTCGCCCGTTTTCTCCTCAGTCCCCATTGGCTGCTCGACATGGCGCGGAGCGGGCACCCTTCAGTGCGGGCGATCGAGCATCGTCCCGATTTCGGACGTGGCGCGCTGGAGCAGGCGGCCAATCTCTCCCGCCGCATCGACAAGACACTATCCTGGACGGACATCGCCTGGCTGCGCGCGCGCTGGCAGGGCAAGCTGATCGTCAAGGGCGTGCTCTCGCGCGAGGATGCGGTGCGGGCCCGCGATCTCGGCTGCGACGGCGTGGTGATCTCCAACCACGGCGGCCGGCAGCTGGATGGGGCAACCAGCACCATCCGCGCCCTGCCCGGCATTCGCGCCGCGGTCGGCCCGGGCTTTTGCCTGCTGCTCGATGGCGGCATTCGCCGCGGCACCGATATCGTCAAGGCGATCGGCCTCGGGGCGGATGGCGTCATGCTCGGCCGAGCCTATGCCTACGGCCTGGCCGGCGCCGGCGAGCGCGGCGTCGCCGACATCATCGCCATCCTGACCCGCGAGATCTCGATCAGCCTCGCCCTGATGGGCGTCGCCTCGATCGACGCCTTGAAGGCGGATGGCCCATCGCTGGTCCTGCCCCGGCGCTAG
- a CDS encoding amino acid ABC transporter ATP-binding protein: protein MSPETPPGIRLLGVNKWYGSYHALNDITLDIARKERIVICGPSGSGKSTLIRCINRLEEHQKGSIIVDGIELTDDLKKIDEVRREVGMVFQHFNLFPHLTILENCTLAPIWVRKMSRTRANEIAMHFLERVRIPEQATKYPGQLSGGQQQRVAIARALCMNPKVMLFDEPTSALDPEMVKEVLDTMVSLADEGMTMICVTHEMGFARQVADRVIFMDQGRVLEQAPPAAFFDNPQHDRTRLFLSQILH, encoded by the coding sequence ATGTCCCCCGAAACACCCCCCGGAATCCGCCTTTTGGGCGTCAACAAGTGGTATGGCAGCTACCATGCGCTGAACGACATCACCCTCGACATCGCGCGCAAGGAGCGGATCGTCATCTGCGGACCGTCGGGCTCGGGAAAATCGACGCTGATCCGCTGCATCAACCGGCTCGAAGAGCATCAGAAGGGCTCGATCATCGTCGATGGCATCGAGCTGACCGATGATCTGAAGAAGATCGACGAGGTGCGCCGCGAGGTCGGGATGGTGTTCCAGCACTTCAACCTGTTCCCGCATCTGACCATTCTGGAAAACTGCACGCTCGCGCCGATCTGGGTGCGCAAGATGAGCAGGACCAGGGCCAACGAGATCGCCATGCACTTCCTGGAGCGCGTGCGGATTCCCGAGCAGGCGACGAAATATCCGGGCCAGCTTTCTGGCGGCCAGCAGCAGCGCGTGGCGATCGCCCGCGCGCTCTGCATGAACCCGAAGGTCATGCTGTTCGACGAGCCGACCTCGGCACTCGACCCGGAAATGGTCAAAGAGGTTCTGGACACCATGGTCAGCCTGGCCGACGAAGGCATGACCATGATCTGCGTGACGCATGAGATGGGGTTTGCCCGCCAGGTGGCCGACCGCGTGATCTTCATGGATCAGGGCCGCGTGCTGGAACAGGCTCCGCCCGCCGCCTTCTTCGACAACCCCCAGCACGACCGCACCCGCCTCTTTCTGAGCCAGATCCTGCACTGA
- a CDS encoding zinc-dependent alcohol dehydrogenase family protein: MKAMLYEQFGVSPEIVTVDDPTPSEEGVVIAVGATGLCRSDWHGWMGHDPDIRLPHVPGHEFAGRIVATGRRVTRFKAGDRVTVPFVSGCGRCSECRSGNQQVCPSQFQPGFTHWGSFADYVAIDFAETNLVALPDTIDDATAASLGCRFATSFRAVVDQARTRPGDWVAVHGCGGVGLSAVMIAAALGAQVVAVDIVDDKLDFARRCGAVATVNAAHVPDVVAAIRDITSGGAHVSIDALGHPTTCFHSISNLRRRGRHVQVGLMLGAHATPQIPMAQVIGHELEIYGSHGMQAWRYEAMLAMIEAGKIAPQKLIGRHVGLEEAVPLLTGMDASRDLGITVIDRF, encoded by the coding sequence ATGAAAGCCATGCTGTACGAGCAGTTCGGGGTATCTCCGGAAATCGTCACCGTGGACGATCCGACGCCGAGCGAGGAGGGCGTGGTCATCGCCGTCGGCGCGACCGGTCTTTGCCGCAGCGATTGGCATGGCTGGATGGGGCATGATCCGGATATCCGCCTGCCGCATGTGCCGGGCCATGAATTTGCCGGCCGCATCGTCGCCACCGGGCGGCGGGTCACGCGCTTCAAGGCGGGCGACCGAGTCACCGTTCCCTTCGTCTCCGGCTGCGGCCGGTGCAGCGAGTGCCGCTCCGGCAACCAGCAGGTCTGCCCCAGCCAGTTCCAGCCGGGCTTTACCCATTGGGGCTCTTTCGCCGACTATGTGGCGATCGATTTTGCCGAGACCAATCTCGTCGCGCTGCCGGACACGATCGACGATGCCACGGCGGCAAGCCTTGGCTGCCGCTTCGCCACCTCGTTCCGCGCGGTGGTGGACCAGGCTCGCACCAGGCCGGGCGACTGGGTGGCGGTGCATGGCTGCGGCGGCGTGGGCCTTTCTGCCGTCATGATCGCCGCCGCGCTCGGTGCGCAGGTGGTGGCCGTCGACATCGTCGACGACAAGCTGGATTTCGCCAGGCGCTGCGGGGCGGTGGCCACGGTCAACGCGGCGCACGTGCCGGACGTGGTGGCGGCCATCCGCGATATCACCAGCGGTGGCGCCCATGTCTCCATCGATGCGCTCGGCCATCCCACCACCTGCTTCCATTCGATCAGCAACCTGCGCCGGCGCGGCCGGCATGTGCAGGTGGGCCTCATGCTCGGCGCCCACGCGACGCCGCAAATTCCAATGGCGCAGGTGATCGGGCACGAGCTCGAAATCTACGGCAGCCATGGCATGCAGGCCTGGCGCTACGAGGCGATGCTGGCCATGATCGAGGCTGGCAAGATCGCGCCGCAGAAGCTGATCGGCCGCCATGTCGGCCTGGAAGAAGCCGTGCCGCTCCTGACAGGCATGGACGCCTCCCGCGACCTTGGCATCACCGTCATCGACCGGTTCTAG
- a CDS encoding SIS domain-containing protein, giving the protein MLNFDEDRFLRIQSGASGFAARFDAVIGECLAAGADNVFFLGTGGAAILMQPAHQLLQRRSRFPSFIDLTAELVITGSANLTAKSIVVMPSLSGTTKESVALLAKVKEIGATVITLVGHEETPLGKGGTHVFVNFAEDDTSCESFYLQSLYIALSIMKHRGELAEYSRIVGELQGLPKLLLEVKRAYEDKAEAFARILAGSDYHIITGAGNVWPEAFYYGMCILEEMQWIRTRPVHASDFFHGTLELVEKGVSVILFKGEDEARPLAERIETFAPSYTDKLTVLDTADFALPGISADVRGLISPILLATVLERISAHLEVMRNHPLTTRRYYKKVAY; this is encoded by the coding sequence ATGCTGAATTTCGACGAAGATCGGTTCCTGCGCATCCAGTCGGGCGCGAGCGGCTTTGCGGCCCGTTTCGATGCGGTGATCGGCGAATGCCTGGCTGCCGGCGCGGACAATGTCTTCTTTCTCGGCACCGGCGGCGCGGCCATTCTCATGCAGCCGGCCCACCAGCTCCTCCAGCGCCGGTCGCGCTTCCCGTCCTTCATCGATCTGACCGCCGAACTCGTCATCACCGGCTCGGCCAATCTGACCGCGAAGTCCATCGTCGTCATGCCGTCGCTTTCCGGCACCACCAAGGAAAGCGTCGCCCTGCTCGCCAAGGTCAAGGAGATCGGTGCGACCGTCATCACCCTGGTCGGCCATGAGGAAACGCCGCTCGGCAAGGGCGGCACCCATGTCTTCGTCAATTTTGCCGAAGACGACACGTCCTGCGAATCCTTCTATCTGCAGTCGCTCTACATCGCGCTGTCGATCATGAAGCACCGCGGCGAACTGGCCGAGTATTCCCGCATCGTCGGCGAATTGCAGGGGCTGCCGAAGCTGCTGCTCGAGGTCAAGCGCGCCTATGAGGACAAGGCGGAAGCCTTCGCCCGCATCCTCGCCGGCTCCGACTATCACATCATCACCGGCGCCGGGAATGTCTGGCCGGAGGCCTTCTATTACGGCATGTGCATCCTGGAAGAAATGCAGTGGATCCGCACCCGCCCGGTCCACGCTTCCGATTTCTTCCACGGTACGCTGGAACTGGTGGAGAAGGGCGTCAGCGTCATTCTCTTCAAGGGCGAGGACGAGGCCCGGCCGCTTGCCGAACGCATCGAAACCTTCGCGCCGAGCTACACCGACAAGCTGACCGTGCTCGACACTGCCGATTTCGCGCTTCCGGGCATTTCGGCCGATGTGCGCGGGCTGATCTCGCCGATCCTGCTGGCCACCGTGCTCGAGCGCATCAGCGCCCATCTGGAAGTCATGCGCAACCATCCGCTCACCACGCGCCGCTACTACAAGAAGGTTGCCTACTGA
- a CDS encoding FAD-binding oxidoreductase translates to MRYPDTYYRRTMADAKTRPALAGTLECDTLIVGGGLAGLTTALQLARAGVSVVVLEAESVGFGASGRNGGFVSPGFATGSEAIARAAGPDNARALHLLSIEGVDFVRETIRTLGIADAHVQPGIMSVLRQDGGDSLKTYADAMRRDYDYTLEFLGKDAVRSHLKTDRYFQALRDPNAFHMHPLNYLRAVAAEIERLGGQIFEGSAVTRCALDGAEKQAHTANGLVKARRVVFTTGGYTGSLVGKLKRAFLPIATYVMLTEPAPELIRTAIATRDAIGDNRRAGDYYRLVENGERILWGGRITTRAASPAALARELRREMTTTYPQLKPLKTELAWSGLMSYARHLMPQIGEMQPGVWHCTAFGGHGLNTTAIGGKLVAEALLGQSDRYRLFKPFGLVWAGGYAGLATAQLTYWKLQAQDWWRERAA, encoded by the coding sequence ATGCGCTATCCCGATACCTATTACCGCCGCACCATGGCCGATGCGAAGACGCGTCCGGCGCTTGCCGGCACTCTGGAGTGCGACACGCTGATCGTCGGCGGCGGGCTTGCCGGCTTGACGACCGCGCTGCAGCTTGCCCGCGCCGGCGTTTCCGTTGTCGTGCTGGAGGCGGAGAGCGTCGGCTTCGGCGCATCCGGCCGCAATGGCGGGTTTGTCAGCCCCGGCTTCGCCACCGGGAGCGAGGCGATCGCCCGCGCGGCAGGGCCCGACAATGCCCGCGCCCTGCATCTCTTGTCGATCGAAGGCGTCGATTTCGTGCGCGAGACGATCCGCACGCTCGGCATCGCCGATGCGCATGTGCAGCCCGGCATCATGAGCGTGCTCCGCCAGGACGGCGGCGACAGCCTGAAGACCTATGCCGACGCCATGCGCCGCGATTATGACTACACGCTGGAATTTCTCGGCAAGGACGCGGTGCGCAGCCATCTCAAGACGGACCGCTACTTCCAGGCGCTGCGCGACCCCAACGCCTTTCACATGCATCCGCTCAACTATCTGCGTGCCGTCGCCGCCGAGATCGAGCGGCTGGGCGGACAGATCTTCGAAGGATCGGCCGTTACCCGCTGCGCGCTCGACGGCGCGGAAAAGCAGGCGCACACGGCGAACGGCCTGGTCAAGGCGCGGCGCGTGGTCTTTACCACCGGCGGCTACACCGGCTCCCTCGTCGGCAAGCTCAAGCGCGCCTTCCTGCCGATCGCCACCTATGTGATGCTGACCGAGCCGGCGCCCGAGCTGATCCGCACCGCGATCGCGACGCGCGACGCGATCGGCGACAACCGCCGTGCCGGCGACTATTACCGCCTCGTGGAAAACGGAGAGCGCATCCTCTGGGGCGGGCGCATCACCACGCGCGCCGCCTCGCCGGCAGCGCTTGCCCGCGAACTCCGCCGCGAGATGACCACCACCTATCCGCAGCTGAAGCCGCTCAAGACCGAGCTCGCCTGGTCGGGCCTGATGTCCTATGCCCGCCACCTCATGCCCCAGATCGGCGAAATGCAGCCGGGCGTCTGGCACTGCACCGCCTTTGGCGGCCATGGGCTGAATACCACGGCGATCGGCGGCAAGCTGGTGGCCGAGGCGCTGCTCGGGCAGTCCGATCGCTACCGCCTGTTCAAGCCGTTCGGGCTCGTCTGGGCCGGCGGCTATGCGGGGCTCGCCACGGCCCAGCTCACCTATTGGAAACTGCAGGCCCAGGACTGGTGGCGCGAGCGCGCTGCCTGA
- a CDS encoding GntR family transcriptional regulator produces MDEPLRDTRTLVIQLRDRIADLIRDEGLGPGDKLPTEAQLTARFKISRPALREALKLLEQDGVITVEHGRGRFISAMSAVHVDRPITVFESVTDMARQYGYQPKNKVLSIAEEAPDEIIARQLHLQPGERVIRIERLRLEGDTPIMYCLDYVPRSLIPARLYDIDWSGSLLALLDEHKQRPRMSAASVKAVMLPDEVVARNDLRDFGPALLITETCFSAAGLPVIYAIDYHRGSYFTFSLVRK; encoded by the coding sequence TTGGACGAGCCCCTTCGCGACACGCGCACCCTGGTCATCCAGCTTCGCGACCGCATCGCCGATCTGATCCGCGATGAAGGCCTTGGCCCGGGCGACAAGCTGCCGACCGAAGCGCAGCTGACCGCCCGTTTCAAGATCTCCCGTCCGGCGCTGCGCGAGGCTCTGAAACTGCTGGAACAGGACGGGGTGATCACTGTCGAGCACGGACGCGGACGCTTCATCTCCGCCATGTCGGCCGTGCATGTGGATCGGCCGATCACCGTCTTCGAAAGCGTCACAGACATGGCGCGCCAATATGGCTACCAGCCGAAAAACAAGGTTCTTTCGATTGCCGAGGAAGCGCCGGACGAGATCATCGCCCGCCAGCTTCACCTGCAGCCCGGCGAGCGGGTCATCCGGATCGAGCGGTTGCGGCTCGAGGGCGACACGCCGATCATGTACTGCCTCGATTATGTGCCGCGCAGCCTGATCCCGGCGCGACTCTACGATATCGACTGGAGCGGTTCGCTCCTGGCGCTGCTCGACGAGCACAAGCAGCGCCCGCGCATGTCGGCCGCCTCGGTCAAGGCCGTCATGCTGCCGGACGAGGTGGTGGCGCGCAACGACCTGCGCGACTTCGGCCCCGCGCTGCTGATCACAGAGACCTGCTTTAGTGCTGCCGGCCTGCCGGTGATCTACGCGATCGACTACCACCGCGGCAGCTACTTCACCTTCAGCCTGGTGCGCAAATAG
- a CDS encoding PfkB family carbohydrate kinase, with protein MSRLRFAVVGDNCVDRFKSPVNQSLIGGNAVNVAVQLAALGHEAFYFGAVGADADGRRTREILVANGVRTDHLSILPGETAYTDIESTPSGDRVFAYESFGVCADYRPDAEALAVLASMDHVHLGWIRDRGLVRRAMAAAGTSVSQDLSVNNDPVHLGVEGLRIAFASAGEDRAAAERMLADLLSKGAALAVVTRGGDGSTASDGSAVADVGIRPVTVVDTTGAGDSFIAGFLGTFLAGGDLSLSLQAGRDCAARTCEHVGGFPQTPGRLEE; from the coding sequence ATGTCCCGTCTCCGCTTCGCCGTCGTCGGCGACAATTGCGTCGATCGCTTCAAGTCGCCCGTCAATCAATCGTTGATCGGCGGCAATGCCGTCAATGTCGCGGTCCAGCTTGCCGCGCTCGGCCACGAGGCCTTCTATTTCGGGGCCGTCGGCGCAGATGCGGATGGGCGACGCACGCGGGAGATCCTGGTCGCAAATGGCGTCCGCACCGACCATCTCAGCATTCTGCCGGGCGAAACCGCCTATACCGACATCGAAAGCACCCCGTCGGGCGATCGCGTCTTCGCCTATGAATCCTTCGGCGTCTGCGCCGATTATCGACCCGACGCCGAGGCGCTCGCGGTGCTGGCCTCCATGGACCATGTCCATCTCGGCTGGATTCGCGATCGCGGCCTTGTGCGCCGGGCCATGGCAGCGGCGGGCACGTCGGTGTCCCAGGATCTTTCTGTCAACAACGATCCCGTTCATCTGGGTGTCGAGGGCCTGCGGATTGCCTTCGCCTCGGCCGGGGAGGACCGCGCGGCAGCCGAGCGGATGCTGGCCGATCTTCTTTCGAAGGGCGCAGCACTCGCCGTCGTCACGCGCGGGGGCGACGGCTCGACCGCCAGCGACGGCAGCGCTGTTGCGGACGTTGGCATCCGCCCTGTGACGGTGGTTGACACGACGGGGGCGGGCGACAGCTTCATCGCCGGCTTCCTCGGCACCTTTCTCGCCGGTGGCGACCTGTCGCTCAGCCTGCAGGCCGGCCGGGATTGCGCCGCCCGAACCTGCGAACATGTCGGCGGCTTTCCCCAGACTCCAGGCCGGCTCGAAGAGTAA
- a CDS encoding transporter substrate-binding domain-containing protein, which translates to MKLLTPLLAGLAMLAAADTAFAGETLDRVMENKAMVVATNSSWPPQSFLDDNNEMVGFDIDVSREIAKRLGVEVSFQTPDWATLTGGRWQGRYDLGVGSVTPTKARAQVIDFAGVYYYSPYVYVVHKDSTAKTVADLKGKVIGVETATTSEDFVRHQLEIDAPGVPPVEYKLEPGEIRTFADSMLPFDDLRLGDGVRLDAVIAPEQTAKNAIKNGYPLRILDDGYAFREPLVVIGEKVDPEWTAKVGGIIAEMKKDGTLASLTTKWYGKDYSAD; encoded by the coding sequence ATGAAGCTCTTGACGCCACTTCTGGCCGGCCTTGCCATGCTCGCCGCTGCCGACACCGCCTTTGCCGGCGAAACGCTCGACCGCGTGATGGAAAACAAGGCGATGGTCGTCGCCACCAACAGCAGCTGGCCGCCCCAGAGCTTCCTGGACGACAACAATGAGATGGTCGGCTTCGACATCGACGTCTCGCGCGAGATCGCCAAGCGCCTCGGCGTCGAGGTCAGCTTCCAGACCCCCGACTGGGCAACGCTCACCGGCGGCCGCTGGCAGGGTCGTTACGACCTCGGCGTCGGCTCGGTAACGCCGACCAAGGCGCGCGCCCAGGTGATCGATTTCGCCGGCGTCTACTACTATAGCCCCTATGTCTACGTGGTGCACAAGGACAGCACGGCCAAGACCGTCGCCGACCTCAAGGGCAAGGTGATCGGCGTCGAAACCGCCACCACCTCCGAAGATTTCGTCCGCCATCAGCTGGAAATCGATGCGCCGGGCGTGCCGCCGGTCGAATACAAGCTCGAGCCGGGCGAGATCCGCACCTTCGCCGATTCCATGCTGCCCTTCGACGACCTTCGCCTCGGCGATGGCGTGCGCCTCGACGCGGTGATCGCGCCGGAGCAGACGGCCAAGAACGCGATCAAGAACGGCTATCCGCTGCGCATCCTCGATGATGGCTATGCCTTCCGCGAGCCGCTGGTCGTGATCGGCGAAAAGGTCGATCCGGAATGGACCGCCAAGGTCGGCGGCATCATCGCCGAGATGAAAAAGGACGGCACGCTCGCCAGCCTGACCACCAAGTGGTACGGCAAGGACTACAGCGCCGACTAA
- the hutC gene encoding histidine utilization repressor, translating to METLPNSASPLYEKVKDFVLGNIGSGKWGRNTRLPSENDLVLTLGVSRMTVNRALRELTSEGHLRRIQGVGTFVAPPRPQSTLIEISNIATEVKARGSRFRAEVVALERIETPAPELLIAFEFDTVRPVDHSVVLHFENDVPVQLEERFVNPALVSFYLEQDFTRMTTYDYLQNATPLTEVEHLISAMPAGPEQAALLQMRSGDSCLVLHRKTWSGPIIATVNTLTYVGSRYVLGSRYVLGSRYLHGAK from the coding sequence ATGGAGACGCTCCCGAATTCCGCCTCGCCGCTCTACGAGAAGGTGAAGGACTTCGTGCTGGGCAATATCGGCAGCGGCAAATGGGGCCGCAACACGCGCCTGCCCTCGGAAAACGACCTGGTTCTCACCTTGGGCGTCTCGCGCATGACGGTCAACCGCGCGCTGCGGGAACTGACCTCGGAGGGCCATCTGCGCCGCATCCAGGGGGTCGGCACCTTCGTCGCGCCGCCGCGCCCGCAATCGACGCTGATCGAGATCAGCAACATCGCCACCGAGGTCAAGGCTCGGGGCAGTCGCTTCCGTGCCGAGGTGGTGGCGCTGGAGCGGATCGAGACCCCGGCGCCCGAACTGCTGATCGCCTTCGAATTCGACACGGTGCGCCCGGTCGACCATTCGGTCGTGCTGCATTTCGAGAACGACGTGCCGGTGCAGCTGGAAGAACGTTTCGTCAATCCGGCGCTTGTCTCCTTCTATCTGGAGCAGGATTTCACCCGGATGACCACCTACGACTATCTGCAGAACGCCACGCCGCTGACCGAAGTGGAGCACCTGATCAGCGCCATGCCGGCCGGGCCGGAACAGGCGGCGCTGCTGCAGATGCGCAGCGGGGACAGCTGCCTCGTTCTCCACCGCAAGACCTGGTCCGGCCCGATCATCGCCACTGTCAACACGCTGACCTATGTCGGCAGCCGCTATGTGCTCGGCAGCCGCTATGTGCTCGGCAGCCGCTATCTGCACGGCGCCAAATGA
- a CDS encoding DMT family transporter, producing the protein MPADLALQPARANLRAALLVPLAFSAFSGTDALVKRLTESLPVPQVTAMITLVALLLVILAAAATGRARALWPRHPGLAVLRAVLLAGDTLLIYYAFSALPLADAYVLAFLTPVLVALLAALFLHERLSRLAWLGVIAGFAGVIVALKPGETALTFGHAAALGSALLFALSLVLLRRTKAGESDLALVASVLVVLTLLSLATALAAGAFMAVTMGLAGLASLAGLLLFTGHMLLVRAFRLGDASVVAPFQYSQILWGCLYGALFFGAPVESHTLAGAAIIILSGWLVLK; encoded by the coding sequence ATGCCCGCTGATCTTGCCCTGCAGCCGGCGCGCGCCAATCTGCGCGCCGCGCTTCTGGTGCCTCTCGCCTTCTCCGCCTTTTCCGGAACGGATGCGCTGGTCAAGCGGCTGACGGAGAGCCTGCCGGTGCCGCAGGTCACGGCGATGATCACCTTGGTCGCGCTCCTCCTCGTCATCCTTGCGGCGGCCGCAACCGGGCGGGCGCGCGCGCTCTGGCCGCGCCATCCTGGGCTCGCCGTCCTGCGGGCGGTCCTTCTGGCCGGCGATACGCTGCTGATCTACTATGCCTTCAGCGCCCTGCCGCTCGCCGATGCCTATGTTCTCGCCTTCCTGACCCCGGTTCTGGTTGCGCTCCTTGCCGCCCTCTTTCTCCACGAGCGCCTGTCGCGTCTGGCCTGGCTCGGCGTCATCGCCGGGTTTGCCGGCGTCATCGTAGCGCTGAAGCCGGGAGAAACGGCGCTGACCTTCGGCCACGCGGCGGCACTCGGCTCCGCCCTCCTCTTTGCCCTGTCGCTGGTGCTTCTGCGCCGCACGAAGGCAGGGGAATCCGATCTCGCGCTCGTCGCGAGCGTGCTCGTGGTCCTGACCCTGCTGTCGCTCGCCACCGCGCTCGCCGCCGGCGCCTTCATGGCCGTGACCATGGGCCTGGCAGGCCTCGCGTCCCTCGCCGGGCTTCTGCTCTTCACCGGCCATATGCTGCTCGTCCGCGCCTTCCGGCTCGGCGATGCCTCGGTGGTCGCTCCCTTCCAATACAGCCAGATCCTGTGGGGCTGCCTCTACGGCGCCCTGTTCTTCGGCGCGCCGGTGGAAAGCCATACGCTGGCCGGCGCCGCCATCATCATCCTGTCAGGCTGGCTGGTCCTGAAATAG